In Euphorbia lathyris chromosome 10, ddEupLath1.1, whole genome shotgun sequence, the DNA window aaaagacaaataaaggcatttctttttttaatacataaaataattaggattaaagaagtccattaattttaatattgcaaaacccTAACTGAAAAAGCTcataaaatgagttttttctaaattagcgttttcatcccaaaactctctccacgaaacactccaatcagcggtttcggTGGTCAAACCGTTAAATTTgatcaaaaccgctctttttatcccaaaatgcTTTTTACCATttcttttcgaaaaaaaaaaaaaaaaataatatattttttttgaatacCTGCAGAAAGTCCCCAACATTGATGATCAACCCACCGTCAATAGGCTTGACATCGACCCATCCATCGCCGTGTTTAACCTGCAAACCGCCGATCTCATCCTGTAGCAGCACCGTCATAAATCCAGGATCTGTGTGCGCCGTTATCCCCACCGTAAGATCCGGCTGTGGACAATAAGGATAGCAATGTCCAAGCAAAACCCTAACTTCACCAAACGTTAACTCTTTAAACTTCCCTGCATCTAATCCTAATCCTTCACTCAACAATTCAAGCACAGTATCACCTACAATTTTACACAAAACATCCCAATCAAGCATCTCTTTTCTACAAATCTCCGGTATCTCCTCCGCCTTCGCCGACGCCGGCGGTCCCATCCATATCTGCAACGAGTCATGCCAGGCCGCCGCCTTTGATCGATACAGAGCATTGTTGCTAGCATACATGACGCCGCCGATTTCTTGGCGTTTATAGTATTTCGATTTGATTTCGTGAGGTTGATCGTGGAAGGATCTGATTGATTGGAGAGTAGAGTTAAGAACTGATTGAGAGATTCCGTGGTTGATTATTTGGAAAAAGCCCCAATTTGATGCAGCTTCTTTcacttgattgatgattttggcGCGATCGGAATTAATGGCGGATAGATCGATAGTAGGTATGGAAAGAGGTGTTTGAGTTGGATTTGGATGGAGATCAAGTAGAGATTCAGGCGGGTGAATGAAGAATTTGGGAATGGAAGTGATGCCGGAATCTGATAAGCCCTTCACGCCCATCTTTGTTTCGTCgaatttcttcacttcttcCATTTCGGTAGCACCTAATATTGCTGGGGATTTTCTATGGGAGTAGAATTTCACATCCATatataaagaaattttactgtTATATcccgccttttttttttttttaggaatccaatatatatatatttttttttggtagaaaggaatccaatatatttatatatattataatttataaaaaaaag includes these proteins:
- the LOC136208591 gene encoding 1-aminocyclopropane-1-carboxylate oxidase homolog 4-like; the protein is MDVKFYSHRKSPAILGATEMEEVKKFDETKMGVKGLSDSGITSIPKFFIHPPESLLDLHPNPTQTPLSIPTIDLSAINSDRAKIINQVKEAASNWGFFQIINHGISQSVLNSTLQSIRSFHDQPHEIKSKYYKRQEIGGVMYASNNALYRSKAAAWHDSLQIWMGPPASAKAEEIPEICRKEMLDWDVLCKIVGDTVLELLSEGLGLDAGKFKELTFGEVRVLLGHCYPYCPQPDLTVGITAHTDPGFMTVLLQDEIGGLQVKHGDGWVDVKPIDGGLIINVGDFLQIVSNGEYKSVQHRVLANSSKQPRISVVSFFNLSKWRGPNNFYGPLPELLSAEKPPIYRNFTQQEFFDNYFSKGLDTKSLIHKFQI